One Gossypium hirsutum isolate 1008001.06 chromosome A11, Gossypium_hirsutum_v2.1, whole genome shotgun sequence genomic window carries:
- the LOC107924658 gene encoding BTB/POZ and MATH domain-containing protein 2 produces MGRVLRETLKPSTSSVSATTTSTSVTETVNGSHQFKITGYSLSKGSGIGKYIASDTFMVGGYLWAIYFYPDGKSPEDNAAYISLFIALASEGTDIRALFELTLLDQSGKERHKVHSHFGRTLESGPYTLKYRGSMWGYKRFFKRTLLEQSDYLKDDCLSVHCSVGVVMSHTEGPKIFSIAVPPSNIGHHFGQLLESGKQTDVSFEVDGEFFPAHKLVLAARSPVFRAQLFGPMKDHNTKQIEVEDMEAPVFKALLHFIYWDSLPDMEELTGLTSKWASTLMSQHLLASADRYGLDRLRLMCEANLCEVVAINTVATTLALAEQHHCFRLKAVCLKFVAMPENLRAVMQTDGFEYLKQSCPSVLTELLEYVARVNEHPVIVCRHGNEAILDGSDANGRRVKQRL; encoded by the exons ATGGGGAGGGTTTTACGGGAAACGTTGAAGCCATCGACCTCCTCCGTCAGCGCCACCACGACGTCGACGTCGGTGACGGAGACGGTGAACGGGTCACATCAGTTCAAGATCACGGGGTATTCGCTGTCGAAAGGTTCTGGGATTGGCAAATACATAGCTTCAGACACATTCATGGTGGGTGGATATTTGTGGGCGATCTATTTTTATCCCGATGGGAAAAGCCCCGAAGACAATGCCGCCTACATTTCGTTGTTCATTGCCTTGGCGAGCGAGGGGACCGACATTAGGGCGCTCTTTGAGCTCACACTTTTGGATCAAAGCGGCAAAGAGAGGCATAAGGTTCATAGCCATTTTGGGAGGACGCTTGAGAGTGGGCCCTATACGCTTAAGTATCGCGGCAGCATGtg GGGATATAAACGATTTTTCAAAAGAACGCTACTGGAACAATCAGACTACCTCAAGGATGATTGTCTATCTGTTCACTGTAGTGTTGGCGTTGTTATGTCACATACTGAGGGTCCTAAGATTTTCTCCATAGCTGTTCCGCCTTCAAACATTGGTCATCATTTTGGACAGCTACTAGAAAGTGGAAAGCAAACTGATGTTAGCTTTGAAGTTGATGGGGAATTCTTTCCAGCCCACAAGTTGGTACTTGCTGCTCGTTCACCCGTGTTTAGGGCACAACTTTTTGGTCCAATGAAGGATCATAATACAAAGCAAATAGAAGTTGAAGATATGGAAGCTCCTGTTTTTAAG GCCCTACTTCATTTTATATACTGGGATTCTCTTCCCGACATGGAGGAGCTCACTGGTCTCACCTCAAAGTGGGCCTCTACTTTGATGTCTCAACATCTGCTCGCATCTGCTGATAGGTATGGACTAGACAGGCTGCGACTAATGTGTGAGGCTAACCTTTGTGAGGTTGTTGCCATTAACACTGTGGCAACTACTTTGGCCTTGGCTGAACAACACCATTGTTTCCGACTGAAAGCTGTGTGTCTCAAGTTTGTTGCAATGCCCGAAAATCTAAGGG CTGTAATGCAAACTGATGGTTTTGAGTACTTGAAGCAAAGTTGCCCTTCTGTCCTGACTGAGCTATTGGAGTATGTGGCTAGAGTGAATGAACACCCAGTGATCGTATGCAGACATGGGAATGAAGCCATCCTCGACGGAAGTGATGCCAATGGTAGGCGGGTGAAGCAACGGCTATAG